One Mus pahari chromosome 10, PAHARI_EIJ_v1.1, whole genome shotgun sequence genomic window, TCCTTACtcacttgagccatctctccagttcagttagtaaagtgcttgccacggAAATAACACATAACAAGCTGGTTTAACGAGCATTAGGGAAGGAAAGACAGGCAGATCACTAGGGCTTGATGGCCTGCAAGGCTGCCTACCCTCATTTAGCTCCAGGACAATTacctggagaccctgtctcaaaaaataaggtaaatatcTATATCTGCAGTTGACCTCTGTCCTttacacatacacaggtacacacacacatacacacacacacacacacacacacacacacacacacacacacacacacacacacacacacacacacacacacacacacacaaacacacactttcaAAAGTCCAggttgagggactggagagagggttcGGTTAAAAGTgttggctgttcttacagaggacccaggttcagtcccagcaccacacagcagctcataactgtttattactccagttctagaggacctGATACTCTTTTCTTGCCTCCTAAGAGATTTCGTGTACAGGTGCACTTATATATATGCAAGTGAAATActcagaaatgtaaaaataaataaatctctttttaaaggctaagttgggctggagagtttaatttttaagagttttaaaggacccaggtttgattcgcAATGCCTGAatgtcagctcacaaccatctgtaattcagtcccagggatccacctccctcttctgacctctgtgggtatcaGACATGCCTGTGGTGCACTCAACATGTGAAGACaaagcatttatacacataaaataataaggtaaaaaatttaaagtacataaaattataaaggcCAGGTTGTATTTGAcaattatatatagttttatataaatacactTTCATGTTTAAGAAACAGAGAGATTGCCAAACACTCAGAATGCATCCCATCATTAATTTTCAtgactgtgttttaattttaaattgaaattgtCACATGTTAGGGATGCCTATTGTATTAGATAGTAGTTTAGAGAATGATGTCTCCAACGCtagaaaattaagaatttttttttttagggctgacaggatggctcagcagttaaaagcacttgccatcaaACCTGAAAACCTGAATTTGACACCCTGTGATCCACAAGGTataagttgacctctgacctctgcatgggCACTGTGGCAAGTGTATGCCCCACcaccaacatacacatacacacacatattaagtaaataaatataatttgtaaattgttttttttttctgagactaccttcccaggctggcctcattgACTGTGCAGCCAAaagtgaccttgaatttctcatcctcctgcctcaaccttctttATGcggagattataggtgtgcaccatctTGCCCAGCATATGTGTGCTTAGGagtgaactcagggcttcatgctttCTAGGCCAGTACTCTACAACCTAGCTAACCCACAAACAGTGAGAAGTTGAAAAggtttaaaaaattgttttttaaatacaataatttctttctttcagtgaaacccattattttttaattacatttatttatgtatgtatatgtacacacatacatgcatgacaTGGCACACATATGGATGCTGAAGGATCACTTACAGGAATTGCTTCTCTCCTACTCTGTGGTCTGAGGGATAAAAATTAGTCTTGCTGTCATACATCTTTACTCagtgagccatctggccagcacTGTAAttgcttttccttgttttttgtttttttgtttttttattcacatatgtatactatatttacatcattttcacctttcctttcctccctccaacttgTCATGTGTCCCTTCTACTTCCTTTCCACTGCATGgactttttctctttataactgTTGTTATATGATTATTCCATGAATTATGTAGCCTGCTTGACTCCATTTGTTGTTACATAATGTGTGTTTTTGGGGCTGACTGCTTGGTGTTAGATAATCAGTTAGGGTCTTCATCCTCGGGGAAGACTGATTCTTCTTCCTTCAATAGACACTAATTGCCTGTACCTCTTCATTtaggggtggggccttgtgagatccccccccccccatcaaccGTAGCATGTCAATTGGTGTAACTATTCAGGTCGTTTTAGGCAGCCATATAtctgagatttcatgggtgcagctCCCTTCTCATATCTAGAAGACACAGTTTCACTCAGTTCTTTGAATTCTGATCAATTATGCCTTTCTGTATTCTGTTACAAAGCaaagaatcatttctttttttttttttttttaaagatttatttatttattatatgtaagtacactgtagctttcttcagacactccagaagagggcgtcagatcttgttacggatggttgtgagccaccatgtggttgctgggatttgaactccagacctttggaagagcagttgggtgctcttacccgctgagccatctcaccagccccaaagaatCATTTCTTAaactcttcattttttcttttatttctttttttttttaatttatttatttaatgtatgagtgcacTGCTGCATATATATCTGCCTGTCTGAAGAGGGCTTCATATCCCCCTATacatggtggtgagccaccatgtggttgctgagaattaaacttatgacatctggaagagtagctagtgctcttaaccactgagccatctcaccagtgcACAACCTCTTCATTTCTTATGCCATAAGTTTTTTTTATGAGTTTGTGAGTGTTTagcctgtatgtatatgtgtacactacATGTATTcagtgcccaaggaagccagaagagggcattgaatcctctGAAATACGAGTTACAGACTGTtaatgagccaccgtgtggtactgggaactgaaccccaatGCATTAGCAACCAGTAtgcctaactgctgaaccatctctccagtctcttaatAACAACCTTAAGAACTGATacaaatattaacaataataagTCTGTTGTAAAAATAATGGCTGGACATAGTAGTGCATATCTGCACTCTGGAAGTTGAGGTAGGATGACCGGGAAATTCAAGGTTATTGTAAGCTACATGTAGTatttgaggctagacaaggctaTATGAGACTTgtgaatggagagagggagggagggagggaggaagggagggagggagggagggatggagcaGAAAGATGACTGAGATAATGCTAAACCTTGGTCACATATTTAGTCTTAGGACCATGTTTGTCTAGTTTTGGGTTATGTTGCACATATGTGGGCTTCACTTTCCATACTCATTCCTTCATTCACCCACATATAATTGAAGACTTGCCTTTCCTTCTGCACCCTCACATAAGAGGGAACCAGGCTcctatttctctttgtttatttgtttgcctgttttgaAATAGTctgtatatcccaggctggcctcagatcctcctgtcttcacctcccaagtgctgtattCCAAGTGCGTGCCACCATGTCAAGCCCTCCATTTCTTAGTTTATTCCACCTTAAAATTCTAAAAGTCTGGTTTTAGTCAATTGCAGATGAATTTCTAGCTATTACCTGAACTGAttgtaagaaatattttttctttcttgtgtaaaTTGAACAAATTCACTAATGCTTGTATTTtctataaaggaaagaaaattttaatgtaaCATGTGATGACTTGAAAGATGGTGAGAAGCGCCCTATCCCCAACCCTATATGTAAATTCGAAGATGCCTTTCAAAGTTACCCAGAAGttatgaaaaacattaaaagagCAGGCTTTCAAAAACCTACACCGATTCAGGTATGCCTTTTTTAACTCCAATTTTTCATTGAACACTTGCCTCCCGATTAATGTGTTTTAGAAGTTAAACCACCCGGGAGTAGCTGTGTTTTAAAAGCCTCTGCCCGGTACCtcctgaaattaaatttaaatttcaaatttaaattgtCATGTGTTAGGGGTGCCTATTGTATTAGATAGTAAGTAGTTTAAAGAATGATGTCTCCAATGCTGGaaaattaaggattttttttttagggctggcaagatgtctcagcagttaaaagcacttgccatcaaACCTGAAAACCTTAGTTTGATACCCTGTGATCCACAAGGTgtaggttgacctctgacctctgcacggGCACTGTGGCAAGTGTGTGCCCCACTGCcaacatacttatacacacacatattaagtaaataaatataatttgtaaattGTTTTTGAGACTGCCTAGTGTCTAACAGTGTATTTAAAACAGaggtgagccaggcgtggtggcgcacgcctttaatcccagcacttgggaggcagaggcaggtggatttctgagttcgaggccagcctggtctacggagtgagttccaggacagccagggagaaaccctgtctcgaagagaaaaagaaaagaaaaaccaaaccaaaccaaaccaaaccaaaacaaaaaacccatagaGGTGAAGGGCAagaacagggagaaagaagagtTACGCTTCTTGTTTCAGTATTTATCACTGTTTTTCAGTCACAGGCATGGCCAATAGTTCTGCAAGGAATAGATCTTATTGGAGTAGCACAAACTGGAACAGGGAAGACACTGTCCTATTTAATGCCTGGATTTATTCATCTAGACTCTCAACCACTGTAAGAATTCCTTTGGCTTCATTCTCTTACCAGGGATTTAACAGATATAGAACCAAAACTGTAATTAAGTTCCTGTCGTTTCTTGCATTGTTCAAACTGTTGCCTCCTGGCCAGGATGCACGTGGCTATGCTGATGAAGTGTACACTCATAAAGCCATCTCAGGAAGCAATAGGCAGTAGTCACCACCACAGTCATATTTGAAAGACACTGGAGTCAAATGGTTTAAATTGTCCTAAGTCATGCTGTTTAATTAAAATTGTACAAATAAATTGTCTAGTATAGTTCTTTTCAATGAGAAAATGTCATTTCAAATGAACTGttaattaaaaagtcattttaaatgaacaaataagaaTGTGAGACAGTGCCAGGCGTggaggtacatgcctttaatcccagcacttgggaggcagagacaggcgaatttctgagttcaaggccagcctggtctataacgtgagttccaggtcagccagggctacacagagaaaccctgtctcgaaaaatcaaaaaaaaaaaaaaaaaaaaaactttgcaaaGAATGTGAGACAGTGGATTTATTGTGTGTGacttattttcttgcttttgtcatttttatgGTAACTATGCCTTTGTAGTAAAAATTTATAGAAACATATCAGCAGCTTATATATTTAGGTATGTTAATTGTGATTAACAAACCAAAGTTCATAAGAGAAACTTTTAATCATACACTTCACCAAAGAGTACAAATATGCcttgtctgtctttgacactcaTCATTAAAATTCTTGTACTTAAAGAACTTTCCATGCATCTAAGACAAACATAAGTAATATTACTGTTTCCCTTTTAAAGAGCTAGAGAACAAAGAAATGGGCCTGGCATGTTAGTCCTTACGCCCACCCGGGAATTAGCCCTTCAAGTAGAAGCTGAATGTTCTAAATATTCATATGGTGATCTTAAAAGGTAAGTCATTCTGTACAAGTGTTATATTCATCTTCACGATTTAgtaactttatttaaattaaaaatgtgtgtgtgtgtgtgtgtgtgtgtgtgtgtgtgtgtgtgtgtgtgtgtgtgtgtgtgtgtgtgtggttcttgGGTCCAAATTCACAGCCTTATGCATATTAACCAAGtattcaaccactgagctatgatCCCAACTCTACATATTAATTTTCAATTGGTATACAACAACGAAAATCATACATTTTAATGAATTACTGTGTGATGCACCTGAGAAGCAGATTTAGATGATCCcttagttcaagaccagccttgtctacagattgagttccaggtcagtcagggctacatagagaaatgtgtcttgaaaaaccaaatacaagtgtaaaatcaacaaaatacaagtgtaaaatcaacaaaatacaagTGTAAAATCAACGAAATACAAGTGTAAAATCACTGCTGTGCTGGGTCTTCTTGAGTTTTCCTTTGGTCATCATAGCTTCTCTCATCTTCATTAGTTTCACACCTTCAGAATCTGATCTGATTATAGTAGTCATGTCATAGAGCCAAACAATGTAGAAGCAGTTCTTTAGGAAACACTGTGGCCTGGTGGTGTGGGCAGTTTCCACAAAGGGACAGGCACTCCTAAAAAACATCAGATTCTCTTATTTCATCTTATCCTGTAACCAGAATGCTTAGGCTAGTTATGATTTTCAATTATGATGGCATATTCTTTGCTTAAATGTGaacctcttgattttttttaagtgtttgtgtATATGGTGGTGGTGATAGAGATGGACAAATACAAGATGTTTCAAAAGGTGTAGACATCATTATTGCAACTCCTGGAAGATTGAATGACCTACAAATGAATAACTTTGTCAATCTGAAAAGTGTAACCTATTTGGTAATCATGGAATGAGGGTTTGGAATACTGGGAGGCAAAAGAACTAAATCTGTAGAAAAATTTGGGTGGTGGGGTGGCTATTTTATAGCTTTATGTTCTGGGAATAGTTCCCATTTCCTTTAACATAATAAAGAGTAGTAAAGTTAAACATTCACTTTTTTCTCACTCTGGCCAAAGTAGCAATCGGGAATCAAGTCAAACAAATCAGTCTGTATTATGCCCACAGAAAGTTTATTCTGGGTGGCTCAGAAGTTGAGGTGGTTATAGGTTTAATGGGAGAAGTAAGTGCTTAGACATGAGATTGACTACATTCTTTGCTTCAAGTACAGGTTTTAGATGAAGCAGACAAGATGCTGGACATGGGATTTGAACCCCAGATAATGAAGATTTTGTTAGATGTACGCCCAGACCGGCAGACTATTATGACAAGGTAGGTATGCCTAATTATGTATTCACAATAGAAGTAAGTTAAAAACCCATTCTATTAGGTTGATTTCTCAACAGTATTTTAGACCATTACTTAAAggtattttgagatttttaagtGTAACTGTAATAATGGCTTCTCTATCATTAACTGTTACAGCTTTCCTTCATTATAgatgtttgttatttttgttattttacttttttttttttttgagacactgtaaAGGTCTGCTTAGCCTAGAACtttccatgtagaccaggctggcttcaaactaacagagatttgcctcccaagtgctgggattaaaggcatgcactatcatGCCcagctgtatttatttttgtttgttgtgcaCGCACTATGGCATATGTggagaggtcaaaggacaatttgcaagagTATGTTCTCTCCGACATAGAGGCTCTGGAAATGCAATCAGGTTCTCTGCcttggcagcaagtacttttacctgctTGAACCACTCGTGATGGGTTTTACATGAAGTTTACATTTCATGGAAAAATCTACGTTGAATAAATAATCACTTACCTTTAGAGATAAACATTTGATATCTGATTATTTTCCCTGATAAAAAAGCTGAGAAAGCAATGATTGATTGTGTGGTCTTAGTATTAAGAATAGGGCATGGGGCGAGAGAGCtggcccagcggttaagagcactgactgctcttctgaaggtcctgagttcaaatcccagcaaccacatggtagttcccaaccatctataatgagatctgacgccctcttctggagtgtctgaagacagctacagtatacttaagtataatgaataaataaatctttaaagaaaagtacagagcatggaggctggaaagatggctcagggattgaGTGCTTGTTGCTCATACAGAGGACCCAgactcagttcccagaatccacagcagatggctcacacctgtaactccatttccaggggcaCCTGCAGGCACATGCATATacccatgtacacatatacatgtaattaaagtaataaaactaagtcttttctttaaagaatagtATATGATTCCCACCTCAAGCATATGAAATGTtacagaagagggggcaggaagagTGAACAAGCCAGAAGTCAGGAAGGAACAGTGTCTTCTAAACATGACAAGCAGTTGCTACACAAGACCTACATAATCGATCTAGTTAGAACTCTAGCTTGGGCCGAGGTGGTggtgacacctttaatcccagcactctggaggcagaggcaggtggatttctgagttcgaggccagcctggtcttcagagtgagttccaggacagccaagtctacacagagaaacgctatctcgaaaaaaccaaaaaaaaaaaaaaaaaaaaaaaagaattctagctTGGATTGAACAGTTGCCAGTGAAAAGTAAGTTTTGTTCATGAATGGGGCCGTGGTAGGTGCTTATGCTTCAGTGTGCAGCCTTACACCTACATGCATGTGGTAACACTGAACTcaggaggaggggtgtgtgtgtgagagagagagcaagagacagagacagagagagacacacagagagaggtgagGTTGGGAAGTGGGATGGGGATCCTAGTAGGAGGTAGGAGGGCAGTGAAGGGTggatttgataaaataaaatgcatttgtgtgtaaatgcaatttttttttaatttacaaaaaggATATTTGGATTACAGAGGAAAACTACTAAatcactttattttctgttttctgatattTCAAGAAGTGAagttatatttcattgtatatgaaGGTACAAAAGGTGACCAATTTCATTACTTTATATATGTTGAAGAAAGATATAAATCTATATAGCTTTGACCAGTATACTTAAAGTGATTTGTATCATGCCTTAGTACTTGTTTCTCCTTGCTGACACTATGTGATATTATagattatttggttttggttggttgttttgtcttttataaagGATGAGATATTACTAACCTTTTATTACCTTTTTATATATGAAACTTTATTTGAAGTTATATAGGTGTCCTTAACCTttagataatataaataaaaaaaataagtgaatgaaaaACAATCTTTTATTAAACCTAGTTAAAAGTTGCATCCAATAGCTTAACTGTAGCCAGAcaactcttagtaaaatttaactGTAAATTTGTTTCACTCCTTTAAGAGATTGGAAATAAAGATGTCTTTCATGAGTAACACTATTCACAGCATGCTTAAAGAAAATGGGTAATATGTTATAATAAAGTTTTGATGATggtgtatcttgttttgtttccagcGCTACTTGGCCATACGCCGTCCGCCGTCTTGCACAATCTTATTTGAAAGAACCAATGATTGTCTATGTTGGTACTTTGGATCTAGTTGTAAGCTTGCTTTTATTGCTATTAAAACTTCTTAAACTTATGCTTAAAGAACATAGTGGGGTGGACTTTAGTGATAGAGTGCATCCATAGCATTCACGAAGCCATCCCCAACACAAGGGGGAATAGCTGATTTTGCTATGTCTGTGCTGTTGATTCATTAGTTTACCAACAGTATATAATAGAAAGTAGGGAGTTGGAAAGGCAGTTTagtggataaagtacttgccacTGAAGCatggaattcaggtcatcagaaaccaggtggagacaggcagatgtgATAATCATAAAGTCAGGATCCCAGACAAGCCAGCTCCTGAGACTGGGCAAAGTCATAGAATTCTAAGTTCCATGAGAGACCTGCCTTAATAAAGTGGGGGTGATTGAGGAAGATCTGTCAACATTGGGCCTCCACTCTCATGCttctgcatacatatacataaaaactaAGAGTAATATGAAATAATGCTTGGTAAGGTGATAAATGTTCAGGAGAAACACTGGGAGTACCTCATCTAAAGTACTTCGGTCTAAAGTCCCAAACAGGAGTACTTCAGTCTCAAGAGATCTTTATTTATTATGGTTAAAAACTGACACCAGTGATTTTGTATTAAATTGCCAAAGTACTCACTGACTCAAGACTCTTTTCATCCTCTCACTCATCAGTGAGGTCTGATATCCAAGGTTCAGGAAGATAATTCATGCAAACATGATATTAGATGATGGTTGTTCTTACAGCAGTAGCCACCAGTTTACagcatgcctgccagtcattcaGGTGTTCCCAGACTCAGTGTAGGTAAACAAGTGATAAAAATCAAAGGCGGAGCCTACATGCTGAGGAGGAAAAGTAATTTGCTATGCTCACTACTTTTGTGTTTTCAAAGTATGAATTGATTATAAATGCAATGTTTGAGCCACAGGGGCTTCTCCCTGGTGCTAATATAATCTCTGAATTATTTAGGCTGTAAATTCAGTGAAACAAGATATAATCATTACCACAGAAGAAGAGAAACGAACTCATATCCAGACCTTCCTTGAGAATATGTCACCTAAAGACAAAGTCATTGTCTTTGTCAGCAGAAAAGCCGTGTAGGtatttccctctgcctctgccctcctcagCAATCCACTTGATTTACTCATGACTTTCTGTTTGTAGCTAATTTCAAATGGGGACAACTTGACAATTTGTTTGTTACTTGATGATGGTATTAGAATAAGCTCTTAAGATCCTTAACTTTATTCTTTGCCTCAGTGCTGATCACTTATCAAGTGATCTGATACTCCGACACATATCAGTGGAGTCTCTGCATGGCAACAGAGAACAGAGTGACCGAGAGAAAGCGTTAGAGAACTTTAAGACAGGTGAGTTATAATTGCTGTCTGTTGTAGTTTCCAGTAAGTCTAGAACCTAGGCTTGACTGGGAGATGGTATCTCTTCATGTCTCCTATTTCTCAGTCTGTCCTTGCCTTCTAAACCCCAAAATAGATTTGGTTGAGATCTATTAATCTGCTTATGAGAGATAACTAGCCAACTCCACAAAGACTAATACATGGACAAGTGTCAGAATATTATCTTATGATGGAGACTGTATCTTAGTTTACCTGAATGACATATATCTTAGTAACttctctgttgttgtgataaaacaccatgaccaaggcaacttaacaaaaggaaggctttatttgggGCCCATCACCATCATGAGGAGCATGAcagtaggcaggcatggcattggagcaacagctgagagctcatgaAGCAGAGAGCTGCACTGGGAGTGGTGGGGGGCTTTTGAAACttgtgacacaccttctccaacaaggccacacctcctaatccttccctaacagttccaccaacaaggagccaagcatttaaacataggttatggggtcattctcattcaaaccacatcaAAACATTCTCTTTCCCACATTGTTCAGATAGGTCAAGAGAGAACCGTTTGCTGAACTGTGGTATGTTGTGTTGTGATTTGCCAAtagtttaaaaatctttcttttccattttcacgTAAGCAATAATCATCTGATTAAATAATAAGAGTAATTAATTTTCACATGTCTTGGACTCACTATTACCAGACAGGTTTAGTGTTTGTCTTTACTCTTTAGGTAAAGTGAGAATACTTATTGCTACTGACTTGGCATCTCGAGGTCTTGATGTCCATGATATCACTCACGTCTACAATTATGATTTTCCACGGAACATTGAAGAATACGTACACAGAGTAGGACGCACTGGGAGAGCAGGGTAAGCCAGCTGGGTCTACCCTGGTGAGAAGCCAGTTCTGGTTCTGGATTCCTgtcacctccctctcctccccacctcagcAACTGTTGCCCTTGTAAATATTCTCTTGTaaatgttctgtttctttcttgacCCTTACTGATTCTTTTATCCCTTTTCACCTGGATGAACTAGTCCCTGCTGTGACTGGCTTCTTGTAATTCAAAATTTTTTAGATTGTTTATTGTTAcctgtaggttttctttttttaacattttgtttttttaaagatttgtttgtgtattttatgtatatgaacactttgtctgcatgtacacctacacaccagaagagggcatagaatcCCTTTATAGATGTTCATAAGCTGccttgtggttgctaggaattgaactcaggacctctggaagagcagccatctctcaagccatgtgtgtttgtgtttgtttttgtaatacTGGGTATTGAACTTAAGGTCTCACACATACTAGGAAGTGccctaccactaagctacatccctggGCCTCTTtgtatcccccacccccatcccttggGAAACCTTGAACCTTGTGATCTTCCTACCTTAGCTTCCCAAGTATGTAATTGTTTATGCTTATATTTTAAGCCTGCAGTATTCCAACAGTGAACTGTGCTcagttgattatttttattattgataaaGTATTCAGATTTGCGTTAGCATGAAAAGAGAACCCTTACCTCTACTTTTGAACTCTTGGGCTGTTTTTAAAGTAACTGAACATTATACCAGCCTTCTGAACCCagaatttctgtgtcttcaaacTTGACCAGccataaatcaaaaaaaaaatttttttttttttttgtttttttttttttttttgagacagggtttctctgtgtagccttggctgtcctggaactcactctgtagaccaggctggcctcgaacccagaaatccacctgcctctgcctcccaagtgctgggattaaaggcatgtgccaccatcgcccggccaaaattttttaaaaactgcctgTGCTGAACACACAgattccttttcttgtctttgttccCAAGATGGAAGATTATAACATCTATTTTCataaagtgtgtatgtatgtgcacaattACGATAAGTTATCTAGGCAGTGATGTATATTTTGCAGGATAATACATAAATGTGATGCCATTTTATGTAAGAGACTTTGAGCATTCTGTGATTTGATGTCCTCAGAAAGTCCTGGATCCAACACCACTGAATGCTAAGGGATGACTATTTAGATTCTGAATTGCTGTTTATGTGACACAAGCTCTA contains:
- the Ddx43 gene encoding probable ATP-dependent RNA helicase DDX43, with the protein product MSRREPAANASSSGVAPRRSSTGSRGADRKATEETNRRGRVRSRGAGGGWREPAGAAEATAAGRHEPPLCFGVKNDVVGAVIGERGRRPGSLRDGAAGVGAPAARGRGSVAGRGVCGREPPGRLARRPRTYFKANFVKNLLTDIIAFQPTVGADTSTSESVTDDQPLIDWDQIREDALKWEKKKWADLPPIKKNFYIESATTSSMSQVQIDNWRKENFNVTCDDLKDGEKRPIPNPICKFEDAFQSYPEVMKNIKRAGFQKPTPIQSQAWPIVLQGIDLIGVAQTGTGKTLSYLMPGFIHLDSQPLAREQRNGPGMLVLTPTRELALQVEAECSKYSYGDLKSVCVYGGGDRDGQIQDVSKGVDIIIATPGRLNDLQMNNFVNLKSVTYLVLDEADKMLDMGFEPQIMKILLDVRPDRQTIMTSATWPYAVRRLAQSYLKEPMIVYVGTLDLVAVNSVKQDIIITTEEEKRTHIQTFLENMSPKDKVIVFVSRKAVADHLSSDLILRHISVESLHGNREQSDREKALENFKTGKVRILIATDLASRGLDVHDITHVYNYDFPRNIEEYVHRVGRTGRAGRTGMSITLITRNDWRVATELINILERANQNIPEELVLMAERYKANKLKREMEKKMGRPQGKPQKFY